One stretch of Harmonia axyridis chromosome 1, icHarAxyr1.1, whole genome shotgun sequence DNA includes these proteins:
- the LOC123688696 gene encoding uncharacterized protein LOC123688696, whose translation MKVCSLHFIDDDYFYRDSSSTQEECLKKTDVPSRNLPVVSTTTKKEPECSSSRSERLNQRNINKEKLIAEECSCEEIEPTLQSTSQDEIEAAQGLLQLLQGQPDYNGPKTIKDSEVQVNTPEVSSLCDLITTDSALNSFTGLNNMKL comes from the exons atgaaagtatgttccctgcattttatcgatgatgattatttttatcgag attccagttctacacaggaagaatgtttgaaaaagactgatgtgccttccagaaatcttcctgTTGTATCCACTACCACAAAGAaagaacctgaatgttctagtagtagatctgaaagattgaatcaaagaaatatcaacaaagaaaaacttattgctgaagaatgctcttgtgaagaaatcgaacctactctacaatctacttcccaagatgaaatcgaagctgcacaaggtctattacagcttcttcagggCCAGCCTGATTATAATGGGCCTAAAACTATCAAGGATTCcgaagtgcaagtgaatactcctgaagtatcttctttgtgtgatctgataacaacagatagtgctctgaacagttttactggtctcaataatatgaaactataa